One Ignavibacterium sp. DNA segment encodes these proteins:
- a CDS encoding T9SS type A sorting domain-containing protein, whose product MLIKILIIASAITYYSFAQTIYEIPPGTKGNEITLTVSNISETSPATNVNIVLTRKSSALSFSKEMETIELIEAKAEANAIFTFDVNRNAPINKKDTIDFMISDSNGLMMMKSFIFSYTGPKEFKLEQNYPNPFNPTTRIRYQVSSLSEVSLKVYGILGSEAATLVNEKQEPGYYEVSWDASNLASGVYIYRLQAGSFISTKKMMLLR is encoded by the coding sequence ATGCTAATAAAAATTTTAATTATCGCATCGGCAATAACATATTATTCATTCGCACAAACCATTTACGAAATACCACCGGGAACGAAAGGAAATGAAATAACCCTAACCGTCTCAAACATCTCGGAGACAAGTCCTGCAACGAATGTGAACATCGTTCTCACCAGGAAATCTTCAGCACTTAGTTTCAGCAAAGAGATGGAGACAATAGAATTGATTGAGGCAAAGGCGGAGGCAAATGCAATCTTTACATTTGATGTAAACAGAAACGCACCAATCAATAAAAAAGATACAATTGATTTTATGATATCAGATTCAAACGGACTGATGATGATGAAAAGTTTTATCTTCAGCTACACAGGTCCAAAAGAATTTAAGCTTGAGCAGAACTATCCAAATCCATTTAATCCAACAACCAGAATCCGTTATCAGGTATCCAGCCTCTCAGAAGTTAGCTTAAAAGTTTATGGCATACTCGGCAGTGAAGCAGCAACACTTGTAAACGAAAAACAAGAGCCGGGATATTATGAAGTAAGCTGGGATGCATCAAACCTTGCAAGCGGAGTTTATATCTATCGTTTGCAGGCTGGTTCATTTATATCAACAAAAAAGATGATGTTGTTGAGATAA